The DNA window CTGCTTCATGCCGCCCGACAGTTCGGACGGAAAGCGGTCGGCGCTCTGCGACAGCTTGACGAGGTCGAGATGCTCGAGCGCGATCTCACGGCAGGCCGTGCGGTCGTAACCGGCGGCCTTGAGGGCGAACTCGATGTTCTGCCGCGCCGTCAGCCAGGGAAGCAGCGTGTAGGACTGGAAGACGACGCCACGGTCGAGACCAGGCTGCAGGATCGGCACACCATCGATGCTGAGATCGCCGGCGTCGAAGTCCTGCAGGCCGGCGACGATCGACAGCAGCGTGCTCTTGCCGCAGCCCGACGTGCCGACAAGGGAGACGAACTCATTGTCGGCAAGATCGAGGTTGATGTCGCGCAACACCTCCGTGCGCCGCTCGCCCGTGCCGAAGCTCTTGTCGAGACCTGCGATGCGCAATTTGGGAACAGTCATCGGCGGTTCCTCATTGCGAATGGCCTTCCTGCCGGAACAGAACCTTTTCCAGGGCCTTCATGACCTGGTCGGTGATGAGACCGAGCACGCCGAGAAGCAGGATGTAGCCGATGATGGTGTTGGTCTGGAAATAGCGCTGCGACACGGTGATGCGATAGCCCAAGCCGGACGTCGCCGCGACGAGTTCGGCCAGCACCAGCCAGGTCCACGCCCAGCCCAGGCTGATGCGCAGCGTATCCCATATGCCAGGCAAGGCGCTGGGCACGACAATGCGCGTCAGGATCTTGCGGTCCGGCAGCCCGAGCGTGCGGCCAAGGCCGATGAAATCGGCGGGAACCCGTTTCACATTGTCCATGACCATCAGCACCTGCTGGAAGAAGGTGCCGATAAAGATGATCAGGAATTTCTGCGTATCGCCGGTACCGGCCCACAGAATGGAGAGCGGCACGAAAGCGACGACCGGCATGTAGCGGATGAAATCCACCAGCGGCTCGATACCAGCCTCCCAGGAGCGGAAGCTGCCGATCAGCACGCCGATGGGGATCGACAGGGCCGAGGCGATGAGGAAGCCGATGGAGATGCGATACGCCGAGGCCGTGAGATCTATCCAGAGCGTGCCGTCGGTGGCGAGCTTGGCGATCTGGGTCGCGACGCTGCCGGGCGACGGCAGGAAGATGGGCTTTACCCATTCCAGCCCGGTCGCCGCCCACCAGGCAAGGCCAAGCCCGACAAAGACGGCCACCGCGATCATCAGGAAACGCGAGCGGGCGATGGGCACGCCGATCCCGGAGGATCGGCGGCGCCTTGCTTGTTTCGCGACCGGTCCCGCTGCCGGACGGGTCAGGCCGGTTTTCGCGGGGGGCTCTCCGGACATTTGCGTTACCACCGCGATCCGGCCTCTGTCATTCCGCCGCCTTGACGAAGGACGGGTCGATCATCTGCTCAGGCGTCACATCCGCCTGAAGCAGCTTGGCGTTCTTGGCGGCCGCTTCGACATCGGCGAATGTCTTGGTGGTGAAATCGCCGGTCAGCGCGGTCTTGTTTTCGGCGAGCGAGTAATAGCGCACGCCGTCGAATGCGGTGTTCAGGTCCTTGACGTCGGAACCGACTGCCTTGGCGATGATGGCGCGGCCGCCGGGTGTGTCTGAATTATAGTCCTTGAGCGCGGCGTCCCAGCTCTTGATCATGGCCAGCACCTGACCGGGCCGCGACTTGATCACTTCGTCGCGCACCACCAGCACGTCGCTGATCAGGCCGGGATCCTCGCCGGCGGTGAACAGCAGCTTGACGTCCTTGTTCTGTGCCATGGCGACAGTGAGGTACGGCTCGTAAGTAACGGAGACCGGCACGCGGCCGGCGATCAAGGCGCCGCCGGCATCGGCGGCCGGCATTGGAACCGGCTGGATATCGGCGACCGACATACCGTTTTTTGCCAGTGCGTATTTGAGCAGGATGTCGCTCGTCGTGCCTTCCTCGAAGGCAACCTGCTTGCCCTTGAGGTCAGCGATCGAGGTGACGTCCTTGCCTGCGATGATGGCGTCGGCCGTCATGGAGACATCGAGCAGCAGCACGATCTTCACCGGCAGGCCGGCGGCGACCATGCCCATCGCCGTGTGGGTGGCGATGTTGGCCGCGTCGAGCTGGCCGCTGGCCAAGGCGGCATTGATGTCCTTGTCCTCGGCGAAATTGACAATCTGGACGTCCGACAGGCCGTTTGCTTTGAACAGGCCCTTGGCGTCAGCGACGTGCCACTGGCCATAGCCAAGCCAGGGCTCGATGCCGATCTTGAACGATCCGGCCTCGGGCGTCGTGGGAATGGCCGCATCGGCCGCGTAGGCCGCTGGGGCGGCGGCGAGCCCGACGGCGGCGGCCATCATGAGCGCGCGAAATTGTCCTGCTAGGTTACGCATCATCTCTAAGTTCCCCTTGATGATCAGACCGCTTTTATACCCAGGCATCCGGTCTGGTGAGACTGTGGGTTTCTGCTCTCGCGGCAATGAGCCCCGGCGTCTTGCCCACCACTTCGTGGTGAAGTGCAAGGATATTTCAGCGTCAGCGGCAGCGGATGTCAAGGCTAAAATACATACATGCATATACAAGTTGGCGTGACTCCATTTTGCCCTGTGATCAGGCGCGTCCGCCCGTCCCTTCAGGATCGATCCGGTCGAGGAAATCGGTGACCCGATCGACCCCAGCGACGGGCTCGCTGCCGACCATGACCGCGACCGAAAAGGCAATCAGGGAAGAGACCGGCGTGTGGCTGCGCGCGCCGGCCCGCAGGTTCATGACCAGGGTCGGCGACAGGAAAAGCCCTGCGCGCAGAACCGCGCGCCAATCGGCCGGCAGCATGCCGCGCCGATTGAGCTCGAGCAGCAAGGGCCGCCACAGGGCGGTCGCCTTGACCTCCAGCAGGTCGCGGCGGACAGGACTCAGATCCCAGTCCGTGTCGACATGAAAGAGGCTTCCGTCCAGCCGCGCCCGCGCGCGAAAAACCTCCGTCGCGATGGCCGGATCGTAGAGCCAGAACGGGTGGGCGAAGATGTTGTGGAACGTTGCCTTCACCTCCGCCAGCAGCGTGGGGATGTGCGAACCGGCGAAGGCGGGATCGAAGAAGGACAGTTCCGCCCCACTCGCCTTCGCCGTGTACCAGACATTGGCATTGTGGGCATCGCCATGCGCGACCACGCCGCCGGCATCGGCAAGCCGGTCCGGCCGCAGCCGCGCGGCCGCGGCGTCGAAAAGCTCACCGATGCTGCTGGTGTAAGGCCGGCCGTTGACGACGAATTTCAGCCGGGAGAACTGCTCCCAGTCCAGTTCCTGATCTGGGAAGACAAACGGCTTGCCGATATAGAAATCGGCCAGTCGGCCGCCCGGCGACGAGCGTGTATCGGCGTCGATCAGCCGCTCATGAAACAGCCGGTGGATAGGCTCCGCCGCGACCTGCGCGACGGTCACCGGATGCAGCGTCTCGAGATAGACCTCGAGCAGTCTGGCCGAAAGCTCGCGCTCGGCATGAACCGCCTCGCGCCGCTTGCCCGCATCATCCTCGGTATCCAGCGCGAACAGCACGTCCGAAAATCTCGGATCCGTGCGGCGGCGATAGACAAGGATCTGCTCGCCAGGCTGGGCGGACATATGGACGGGCTGATCGACCGGCAGGCCTGCACGCGACAGGATCTCGGCCCGGTAGTATTCGCCGGTCATGCCCTCCTCGCGTTCTTCCTGATGGAACTTGAAGAAGTAGGCCTGACCGTCGCTGTCAAAAAAGCCGTTCAACGAATTGAGGCTGTATTTGTCGAAATTGATGCGGACATTGCTGGGGCTCAGCCCGAACAGATCGGCCAGCAATGTCATCAGCGCGCGCTGCGCCTCGGCGACATCGTGCTGTGCGAGAGCGCGGATCCGCGCCGTGCGGCTCTGCATCATCGGTCGTCCCTTCCAGCGATTCCGACCGCAAGGCAGGAAACGGCTCTTATCAGTGCATGTACATACATCTGCGTCGAAAGCTTCGTGATCCGCATCCGCTTTCGAAGTCAGTGGGTCCTGGAGGGTGAATACCGGCTGCCGAGCGAATAGCGGCTGCCGGCATAAGTCAGCTTGCTGATCGTCGCCACGACGGCGCCCGTCCATGTGCGGCGATGCAGGAACAGGCAGCAGCTGCCGACATCGATGTTCAGATGCCGCGCGGTCTCGGCATCGGCGGGAATCGCCGAGATGATATGCTCGACCTCGGTCACCGGAGTCTTCTGCATGAGGTAGTCGTAGGTCGCGGTCTTTGAAAAATCCTGCTTGTCGTAGTCGGGGATCAGGCTCGGATTGACGAAGCGCTCTTCCAGTTGCACCGGCAAATCGTTCTCGAAATTGACGACGACGGAGTGATAGATCGAAACCCGCTTTGGAAACTCGAAGGACAGAGCGAGCTCCTTGGTCGGCATGATGGTTTCGAGCACCAGGACTTCGGAGCGATGCCTGTTGCCGCGCTCGACGATTTCGGCCGCGATGTTGTTGATCTCGATCAGCGTCGATTGCGGCCGGGGCGGCGCGATGAAGGTGCCCACACCTTGCAGCCGGATCAGGAACCCCGCCGCGGTCAGTTCCCGCAAGGCGCGGTGGACCGTCATGCGCGAGACACCAAGCGAAACCACCAGCTCGTTCTCGGACGGCAGCTTGCGATCCTTGCCCCACCGGCCCGTTCCGATGTTGGCCAGGATGTAGTCCTTCACCTTCTCGTAAAGAGGGCTCGCCGTATCGGGCAAATCGATCATTTCAAAGTCCTTTCCGGCAATTTATCGGAAATCACGCCGGCTCAACAGGTTGCCGCATGCGGATGATTGTTTTCAAGCCATCGCTCTCCCCCGCCAACAGCCGCTCATAGGCGGCCGGAATGTCGTCGAGACCGATCTCGCGATCGATCAGGGCGAGCAACGGTTCGCTGAGTTCACGGAGCATCCCAACGGCGTCGGGCAGCTCGTCGGCGAAGGCATGGCATCCCAACAATGCGATCTCGCGTTCGACCAGGAGATTTGGGTCGATGTCGAGACGACCATGGAAAATGCCGACCATCGCCACCGCGCTGCCGGAATCGAGAACGCCGAGCAACTGAGTGAATGCGGCGATGCTGCCGGTCGCCTCGACGGCCGCCAGCAGCGGCGCATTGGCCGTCGCGGCGGCAATCGCCTCACGGTTGAGGTCGACGCTTGTTGCTCCGGTCACCTTCGCCACGCGGGCACGGCGCGCCTGGTTGCGGTCGGCGACAAGCACCGTGCCGGCAAAGCTCCGGGACAGCAGCAGCGCGGCAAGACCGCCGATCGGCCCGCAGCCAACGACCAGCACCGAGCCTGCCGTCTTCGGCAGGCGCCGCACCGCGTGAAGCGCCACCGCAAGCGGCTCGGCCATTGCTGCGACCCGCTCGTCAAGCGCGGCATCGACAACATGCAGCAGGCGTGCGGGCAGCACGGCTTGCTCGGCAAAGCCGCCGTCGCAGACTTCGCCGATGAAGCCCAGCGAAGCACAGAGATGGCGCCTGCCGGCACGGCACTGCGCGCAGTCTCCGCACCAGAACCGGGAATCGGCAACCACCCTGTCGCCGACGGCGACGGTGTCGACGCCCTCGCCCACGGCAATCACCGTGCCGGTCAGCTCATGGCCGGCCGTCGAAGGCGAGCGGCTTATCCATTGGCCGGTGCGGAAATTGTGCAGGTCCGACCCGCAGATGCCGGCGGCATCGATGCTGAGCTTTACCCAGCCCGCATCCGGAATACCCGGTGCGGCGATATCCTCCACGCGCAGATCGCCGGGTCCATAAAGCCGTGCCGCCTTCATCGCGATCGTCTCCGTTCAGCCGGCGAGATAGCGGTCGCGGATCTCCGAGACCGCGTTTTCATGCGAACTGAAGCCCTCGTAGCGGGCGAGCCTGCGGGCATGTTTCGCCAGTTCCGGGTAGGCGGCCGAGGTGACATAGCCGACCGACGAGCGCTTGACGAAATCCGTCACCGAAAGCGGTCCATAGGTTCGCGCCCAGCGGCTGGTCGGCAGCACCGCGTTCGGCCCAAGGACGAAGTTGGCAAGCGTCACCGGCGTGTGCGGACCCATGAGGATTTCGGCGGCCTCGGTGATGTGTCCGAGATGCGCGAACGGCTCCTTCGACAGGA is part of the Mesorhizobium loti genome and encodes:
- a CDS encoding ABC transporter ATP-binding protein, which translates into the protein MTVPKLRIAGLDKSFGTGERRTEVLRDINLDLADNEFVSLVGTSGCGKSTLLSIVAGLQDFDAGDLSIDGVPILQPGLDRGVVFQSYTLLPWLTARQNIEFALKAAGYDRTACREIALEHLDLVKLSQSADRFPSELSGGMKQRVAIARALSYRPKMLLMDEPFGALDALTRHQMQELLTQIWEEHRLTVLFVTHDVEEAVYLSDRIVVMGIGPGRIMQTFNVDIERPRREEVMETPAFMDLQRDVHKAIREASRRPEIA
- a CDS encoding ABC transporter permease, translating into MPIARSRFLMIAVAVFVGLGLAWWAATGLEWVKPIFLPSPGSVATQIAKLATDGTLWIDLTASAYRISIGFLIASALSIPIGVLIGSFRSWEAGIEPLVDFIRYMPVVAFVPLSILWAGTGDTQKFLIIFIGTFFQQVLMVMDNVKRVPADFIGLGRTLGLPDRKILTRIVVPSALPGIWDTLRISLGWAWTWLVLAELVAATSGLGYRITVSQRYFQTNTIIGYILLLGVLGLITDQVMKALEKVLFRQEGHSQ
- a CDS encoding ABC transporter substrate-binding protein encodes the protein MRNLAGQFRALMMAAAVGLAAAPAAYAADAAIPTTPEAGSFKIGIEPWLGYGQWHVADAKGLFKANGLSDVQIVNFAEDKDINAALASGQLDAANIATHTAMGMVAAGLPVKIVLLLDVSMTADAIIAGKDVTSIADLKGKQVAFEEGTTSDILLKYALAKNGMSVADIQPVPMPAADAGGALIAGRVPVSVTYEPYLTVAMAQNKDVKLLFTAGEDPGLISDVLVVRDEVIKSRPGQVLAMIKSWDAALKDYNSDTPGGRAIIAKAVGSDVKDLNTAFDGVRYYSLAENKTALTGDFTTKTFADVEAAAKNAKLLQADVTPEQMIDPSFVKAAE
- the hutC gene encoding histidine utilization repressor, whose amino-acid sequence is MIDLPDTASPLYEKVKDYILANIGTGRWGKDRKLPSENELVVSLGVSRMTVHRALRELTAAGFLIRLQGVGTFIAPPRPQSTLIEINNIAAEIVERGNRHRSEVLVLETIMPTKELALSFEFPKRVSIYHSVVVNFENDLPVQLEERFVNPSLIPDYDKQDFSKTATYDYLMQKTPVTEVEHIISAIPADAETARHLNIDVGSCCLFLHRRTWTGAVVATISKLTYAGSRYSLGSRYSPSRTH
- a CDS encoding zinc-dependent alcohol dehydrogenase — encoded protein: MKAARLYGPGDLRVEDIAAPGIPDAGWVKLSIDAAGICGSDLHNFRTGQWISRSPSTAGHELTGTVIAVGEGVDTVAVGDRVVADSRFWCGDCAQCRAGRRHLCASLGFIGEVCDGGFAEQAVLPARLLHVVDAALDERVAAMAEPLAVALHAVRRLPKTAGSVLVVGCGPIGGLAALLLSRSFAGTVLVADRNQARRARVAKVTGATSVDLNREAIAAATANAPLLAAVEATGSIAAFTQLLGVLDSGSAVAMVGIFHGRLDIDPNLLVEREIALLGCHAFADELPDAVGMLRELSEPLLALIDREIGLDDIPAAYERLLAGESDGLKTIIRMRQPVEPA